From a single Streptomyces liliifuscus genomic region:
- a CDS encoding amidohydrolase family protein codes for MGAAVTVRTGAVDAHHHVWDLSVRDQDWITGPELAPLRRNFTVEDLEPEARAVGVSRTVLVQTVTVAEETPEFLALAEAHDLIGGVVGWTDLTSPDVTDELARLRELPGGRHLKGIRHQVQGEPDPEWLLREDVRRGLAAVAEAGLVYDLVVLPHQLPACARAAERHPELTFVLDHLGKPPIAAGEPEPWATGIHALAAQPNTVCKLSGMVTEADPKGWRVGDLTRYSDTVLEAFGPGRLMFGSDWPVCTLVASYTEVADIAGQLTGKLSESEQEEIFADTATRVYGL; via the coding sequence ATGGGAGCTGCCGTGACCGTACGCACGGGCGCAGTCGACGCCCACCATCACGTCTGGGACCTCTCCGTACGGGACCAGGACTGGATCACCGGACCCGAACTGGCGCCCCTCAGAAGGAACTTCACCGTCGAGGACCTGGAACCGGAGGCGCGTGCCGTCGGAGTCTCCCGGACCGTCCTGGTGCAGACGGTCACGGTGGCGGAGGAGACCCCCGAGTTCCTGGCCCTCGCGGAGGCACACGACCTGATCGGCGGAGTCGTCGGCTGGACCGACCTCACCAGCCCCGACGTGACCGACGAACTGGCCCGGCTGCGCGAACTGCCGGGCGGCCGCCACCTCAAGGGCATCCGCCACCAGGTCCAGGGCGAGCCGGACCCCGAATGGCTCCTGCGCGAGGACGTACGCCGTGGACTGGCGGCGGTCGCCGAAGCCGGCCTGGTCTACGACCTGGTGGTCCTCCCGCACCAACTTCCGGCCTGCGCGAGGGCGGCCGAGCGCCACCCCGAACTCACCTTCGTCCTGGACCACTTGGGCAAACCCCCGATCGCCGCGGGCGAGCCGGAACCCTGGGCCACCGGCATCCACGCGCTGGCCGCCCAGCCGAACACCGTCTGCAAGCTCTCCGGAATGGTCACGGAGGCTGACCCGAAGGGCTGGAGGGTGGGCGACCTGACCCGCTACTCGGACACCGTGCTGGAAGCCTTCGGGCCCGGCCGGCTCATGTTCGGCTCCGACTGGCCGGTGTGCACCCTCGTCGCCTCGTACACCGAAGTGGCCGACATCGCGGGTCAGTTGACCGGGAAACTCAGCGAGAGCGAACAGGAGGAGATCTTCGCGGACACCGCGACCCGCGTCTACGGTCTCTGA
- a CDS encoding SDR family NAD(P)-dependent oxidoreductase: MSDFEGLKALVTGGASGIGRATAELLASRGAQVAVLDLDPTSVEKPLLGYQADVTDDDSVRRAVAAAIADLGGLDVLINNAGIGAQGTVEDNDDEVWHRVLDVNVVGMVRTARAALPHLRKSSRAAIVNTCSIAATAGLPQRALYSASKGAVLSLTLAMAADHVREGIRVNCVNPGTVDTPWVGRLLDAATDPAAERAALEARQPTGRLVTASEVAGAVAYLASPLSGATTGTALAVDGGMQGLRLRPAGQ; encoded by the coding sequence ATGAGCGACTTCGAGGGCCTCAAGGCCCTGGTGACGGGCGGTGCCTCCGGCATCGGCCGGGCCACCGCGGAACTCCTCGCCTCCCGCGGCGCCCAGGTCGCCGTCCTCGACCTGGATCCCACGAGCGTCGAGAAGCCCCTGCTGGGTTACCAGGCGGACGTCACCGACGACGACTCCGTACGCCGTGCCGTCGCCGCCGCGATCGCCGACCTGGGCGGTCTCGACGTGCTGATCAACAACGCGGGCATCGGCGCCCAGGGCACCGTCGAGGACAACGACGACGAGGTCTGGCACCGCGTGCTGGACGTCAACGTCGTCGGCATGGTCCGCACCGCCCGGGCGGCCCTGCCGCACCTGCGGAAGTCCTCGCGGGCCGCCATCGTGAACACCTGCTCCATCGCGGCCACCGCGGGTCTCCCGCAGCGCGCCCTGTACTCCGCGTCCAAGGGTGCCGTCCTGTCGCTGACCCTGGCCATGGCCGCCGACCACGTCCGCGAGGGCATCCGCGTCAACTGCGTGAACCCCGGCACCGTCGACACCCCCTGGGTCGGCCGCCTCCTCGACGCCGCGACGGACCCCGCCGCCGAACGGGCCGCCCTGGAGGCCCGCCAGCCCACCGGCCGCCTCGTCACCGCGTCCGAAGTCGCGGGCGCCGTCGCCTACTTGGCGAGCCCGCTGTCCGGCGCCACCACCGGCACCGCCCTCGCCGTCGACGGCGGGATGCAGGGGCTGCGACTGCGCCCGGCGGGCCAGTGA
- a CDS encoding L-fuconate dehydratase — MSSSAARITAVDTYDIRFPTSRELDGSDAMNPDPDYSAAYVVLRTGSDDTADGLEGHGFTFTIGRGNDVQVAAIEALRPHILGRPVDELCADPGALSRDLIGDSQLRWLGPEKGVMHMAIGAVVNAVWDLAAKRAEKPLWQLLADATPEWLVSQVDFRYIADVLTPEDALGLLAQGREGATERAALLKERGFPGYTTSPGWLGYSDEKLTRLARQAVADGFTQIKLKVGADLADDVRRCRVARSVVGPDIRIAIDANQRWNVDEAIEWTKALAEFDPYWIEEPTSPDDVLGHATIRKAIAPVKVATGEHVQNRIIFKQLLQAGAIDVLQIDAARVGGVNENLAILLLAAKFGVPVCPHAGGVGLCELVQHLSMFDYVALSGTTEDRVIEYVDHLHAHFLDPVVIREGHYMAPTSPGFSATMRPESIAEFTFPGGTFWAADLDRQKEQAA; from the coding sequence GTGTCCTCATCTGCCGCCCGCATCACCGCGGTCGACACCTACGACATCCGCTTCCCCACCTCGCGTGAGCTCGACGGCTCCGACGCGATGAACCCGGATCCCGACTACTCGGCCGCGTACGTCGTGCTGCGCACAGGCAGCGACGACACGGCCGACGGCCTGGAGGGACACGGGTTCACCTTCACCATCGGGCGGGGCAACGATGTCCAGGTCGCCGCGATCGAGGCGCTGCGCCCGCACATTCTGGGCCGGCCGGTGGACGAACTGTGCGCGGATCCCGGCGCGTTGAGCCGGGACCTGATCGGGGACAGCCAACTGCGGTGGCTCGGGCCCGAGAAGGGCGTGATGCACATGGCGATCGGCGCCGTCGTCAACGCCGTCTGGGACCTTGCCGCCAAGCGCGCCGAGAAGCCGCTCTGGCAGCTGCTCGCCGACGCCACACCCGAATGGCTCGTGTCCCAGGTGGACTTCCGCTACATCGCGGACGTCCTCACCCCCGAGGACGCCCTCGGCCTGCTGGCCCAGGGCCGGGAGGGCGCGACCGAACGCGCCGCGCTGCTCAAGGAGCGCGGCTTCCCCGGCTACACCACCTCGCCCGGCTGGCTCGGCTACTCCGACGAGAAGCTCACCCGGCTGGCCCGCCAGGCCGTCGCCGACGGCTTCACCCAGATCAAGCTGAAGGTCGGCGCGGACCTCGCGGACGACGTACGCCGCTGCCGCGTGGCCCGTTCCGTCGTCGGCCCCGACATCCGCATCGCCATCGACGCCAACCAGCGCTGGAACGTCGACGAGGCCATCGAGTGGACCAAGGCACTCGCCGAGTTCGACCCGTACTGGATCGAGGAGCCCACCAGCCCCGACGACGTCCTCGGCCACGCCACGATCCGCAAGGCGATCGCCCCGGTCAAGGTCGCCACCGGCGAGCACGTACAGAACCGGATCATCTTCAAGCAGCTGCTCCAGGCGGGCGCCATCGACGTCCTGCAGATCGACGCGGCCCGTGTCGGGGGCGTCAACGAGAACCTCGCGATCCTGCTTCTCGCGGCCAAGTTCGGCGTCCCGGTCTGCCCGCACGCCGGCGGCGTCGGCCTGTGCGAACTGGTCCAGCACCTCTCGATGTTCGACTACGTGGCACTGTCCGGCACGACCGAGGACCGCGTGATCGAATACGTCGACCATCTGCACGCCCACTTCCTCGACCCGGTGGTGATCAGAGAGGGTCACTACATGGCACCCACCTCACCGGGCTTCTCGGCGACCATGCGGCCGGAGTCCATCGCGGAGTTCACGTTCCCCGGCGGCACCTTCTGGGCCGCCGACCTCGACCGGCAGAAGGAGCAGGCGGCATGA
- a CDS encoding DUF6777 domain-containing protein, which translates to MVDILPGVDRDGRENVVRIPTRTLVTACALSAALLTGGCGGDGDKASDSATSGGEVFLQPVAAQGPDPFTDSTATTTATPPPVTRTPRSTAPTGSATTEGVRSVSGGTPGLYGGTRRVGSCDVDRQIRFLTADQVKARAFAQAAGIAQAGIPDYLRGLTSVVLRADTRVTNHGFRDGRATEYQAVLQAGTAVLVDNRGVPRVRCACGNPLKPPVALQGSPGHHGRPWSGYEPTQVVVVTPAPRVIVNITIINIQNNTWIERRIGDHDGDEDRIVPAPVVDPHSPRPDGSSPAPDKSSPDGSSPDGSSSESSSESADESASDCVTPTVTVTPGTAEATPTDDSTDTTSPDPSDCPTVTETATPDPSDDLVSPPDGTETGTQPDTDVPDEPTVEQPEPPLDDSPADSPESEAGPDTVPEGPDLPDGGGLIPG; encoded by the coding sequence ATGGTGGACATATTGCCCGGAGTGGACCGGGACGGACGGGAGAACGTGGTGCGCATACCCACCAGAACCCTCGTCACGGCCTGCGCGCTGTCCGCCGCGCTCCTCACCGGGGGCTGCGGCGGCGACGGGGACAAGGCGTCCGACTCCGCCACCTCCGGCGGAGAGGTCTTCCTCCAGCCGGTCGCCGCCCAGGGCCCGGACCCCTTCACCGACTCCACGGCCACCACGACCGCGACCCCGCCACCCGTCACCCGTACGCCCCGGTCCACGGCCCCGACCGGCAGCGCCACGACGGAGGGCGTCCGGTCCGTCTCCGGCGGCACACCGGGCCTCTACGGCGGCACCCGGCGCGTCGGCAGCTGTGACGTCGACCGGCAGATCCGCTTCCTCACCGCCGACCAGGTCAAGGCGCGCGCCTTCGCCCAGGCCGCCGGCATCGCCCAGGCAGGCATCCCCGACTACCTGCGGGGCCTGACCTCGGTCGTACTGCGGGCCGACACCAGAGTCACGAACCACGGCTTCCGGGACGGACGCGCCACCGAGTACCAGGCAGTCCTCCAGGCGGGCACCGCCGTCCTCGTCGACAACCGGGGCGTACCACGCGTGCGCTGCGCCTGCGGGAACCCCCTCAAGCCGCCGGTCGCCCTCCAGGGAAGCCCCGGGCACCACGGTCGCCCGTGGTCCGGCTACGAGCCCACCCAGGTCGTCGTCGTCACTCCGGCCCCGCGGGTGATCGTCAACATCACGATCATCAACATCCAGAACAACACCTGGATCGAGCGGAGGATCGGCGACCACGACGGAGACGAGGACCGTATCGTGCCCGCGCCCGTCGTCGACCCGCACAGCCCGCGCCCGGACGGATCCTCCCCGGCGCCGGACAAGTCGTCTCCGGACGGGTCGTCGCCCGACGGGTCCTCGTCGGAGAGTTCCTCGGAAAGCGCCGACGAGTCCGCGAGCGACTGTGTGACACCGACCGTGACCGTCACCCCCGGCACCGCCGAGGCCACTCCGACGGACGACTCCACGGACACCACCTCCCCGGACCCCTCCGACTGCCCCACGGTCACCGAGACGGCCACCCCCGACCCCTCCGACGACCTGGTGTCACCCCCGGACGGGACGGAGACGGGCACGCAGCCCGACACGGACGTCCCCGACGAGCCCACCGTCGAACAGCCCGAACCGCCACTGGACGACTCCCCGGCCGACTCCCCGGAGAGCGAGGCCGGACCCGACACCGTCCCGGAAGGCCCCGACCTGCCCGACGGCGGCGGCCTGATTCCCGGCTAG
- a CDS encoding SpoIIE family protein phosphatase — MVDRGASALSLPDDWPAHPDPILALNHMGSFDWDLDAGTFQMDALAHEIFDVRPDEYDGRPESLSTRVPPTEGRRLDAHVSQAIKDGSENYGAYFRVRRRDGTLRWTHTQGYIRRDETGRPRRIIGIVRDATEELGEAEARREQAAQDKARRQQTNVVQITTAALAHAHTVQDVIDVLKDTHGVTHLGAKSLVMGLVEAGRIRLVAEGPEGSFVPGTLVTRIDEQYPMSEAVRTLAPRFIESPEEFAERYPLLWPHITGLEITSAAYLPLIAQARPIGAIGLLYNDRHGFSSEDRNVLVALGSSIAQSLQRAMFYEQEKDLAQGLQQAMLPRSIPSVPGADIAVRYRSGSLGRDIGGDWYDVIPLPGGRVGAVIGDVQGHDTHAAAVMGQLRIVLRAYAAEGHTPATVMARASVFLHELDTERFATCLYAEVDLTTGVMQVVRAGHIDPLVRDTDGSCRRLPVEGGLPLGLSALFGRLEYPVNTLELDPGQTLLLCTDGLVEQPGIDLDDGMQTLRALISTGPDDVRDLADRLIDVAEERGGEDDVALLLMRRLGLDAQRPGGRLQQHVGPGDPEALAEARHMIRAAVRAWGAGERADEIELIADELITNALMHTEGSAIVTLRVLTGLDRRLRVEVEDASSALPRRREAGESGVSGRGLLLVDRLADVWGVEARGGGKCVWCEFLVPDRE, encoded by the coding sequence ATGGTTGATCGGGGAGCGAGCGCCCTGTCACTCCCGGACGACTGGCCCGCCCACCCGGACCCGATCCTGGCGCTCAACCACATGGGCAGCTTCGACTGGGACCTGGACGCCGGAACGTTTCAGATGGATGCCCTGGCCCACGAGATCTTCGACGTGCGCCCCGACGAGTACGACGGCCGCCCCGAATCACTGAGCACCCGGGTGCCACCGACCGAGGGCCGCCGCCTCGACGCCCACGTCTCCCAGGCCATCAAGGACGGAAGCGAGAACTACGGGGCGTACTTCCGGGTCCGCCGCCGTGACGGCACCCTGCGCTGGACCCACACCCAGGGCTACATCAGGCGCGACGAGACGGGCCGCCCGCGCCGCATCATCGGCATCGTCCGCGACGCCACGGAGGAACTCGGCGAGGCCGAGGCCCGCCGCGAGCAGGCCGCCCAGGACAAGGCCCGCCGCCAGCAGACGAACGTCGTGCAGATCACCACCGCGGCACTCGCGCACGCCCACACCGTCCAGGACGTCATCGACGTCCTCAAGGACACCCACGGGGTCACCCACCTGGGTGCCAAGAGCCTCGTCATGGGCCTGGTCGAGGCCGGCCGCATCCGGCTGGTCGCCGAGGGCCCCGAGGGCAGCTTCGTACCGGGCACGCTGGTCACCCGTATCGACGAGCAGTACCCGATGAGCGAGGCCGTGCGCACGCTCGCCCCGCGCTTCATCGAGTCGCCCGAGGAGTTCGCCGAGCGGTACCCGCTGCTCTGGCCCCACATCACCGGTCTTGAGATCACCTCGGCCGCCTATCTGCCGCTCATCGCCCAGGCCAGACCCATCGGTGCCATAGGGCTGCTCTACAACGACCGGCACGGCTTCTCGTCGGAGGACCGCAACGTCCTGGTCGCGCTCGGCAGCAGCATCGCGCAGAGCCTCCAGCGGGCCATGTTCTACGAGCAGGAGAAGGACCTCGCCCAGGGCCTCCAGCAGGCCATGCTGCCGCGCTCCATCCCCAGCGTCCCCGGCGCGGACATCGCGGTCCGCTACCGCTCCGGCTCCCTGGGGCGGGACATCGGCGGCGACTGGTACGACGTGATCCCGCTGCCCGGCGGCCGCGTCGGGGCCGTCATCGGTGACGTCCAGGGCCACGACACGCACGCGGCCGCCGTCATGGGCCAGCTGCGCATCGTCCTGCGCGCCTACGCGGCCGAGGGCCACACCCCGGCCACCGTCATGGCCCGCGCCTCCGTCTTCCTGCACGAACTCGACACCGAGCGCTTCGCGACCTGCCTGTACGCGGAGGTCGATCTGACCACCGGTGTGATGCAGGTCGTCCGGGCCGGCCACATCGACCCGCTCGTCCGTGACACCGACGGCAGCTGCCGCAGACTGCCCGTCGAAGGAGGCCTGCCACTCGGCCTGTCCGCCCTGTTCGGACGCCTCGAATACCCGGTCAACACCCTCGAACTCGACCCCGGCCAGACCCTGCTGCTGTGCACCGACGGCCTCGTCGAACAGCCCGGGATCGACCTCGACGACGGCATGCAGACCCTGCGCGCGCTCATCTCCACCGGCCCCGACGACGTGCGCGACCTCGCGGACCGGCTCATCGACGTGGCCGAGGAACGCGGCGGCGAGGACGACGTGGCGCTCCTCCTGATGCGGCGCCTGGGCCTCGACGCGCAGCGCCCCGGAGGCCGGCTCCAGCAGCACGTCGGGCCCGGCGACCCCGAGGCGCTCGCCGAGGCGCGGCACATGATCCGTGCGGCCGTACGCGCCTGGGGCGCGGGTGAGAGGGCCGACGAGATCGAGCTGATCGCGGACGAGCTGATCACCAACGCCCTGATGCACACGGAGGGCTCCGCCATCGTGACGTTGCGTGTCCTCACCGGACTCGACCGGCGGCTCCGTGTGGAGGTCGAGGACGCGTCCAGCGCGTTGCCGCGGCGGCGGGAGGCGGGGGAGTCCGGGGTTTCCGGGAGAGGGCTGCTGCTGGTGGACCGGCTCGCGGATGTGTGGGGGGTGGAGGCGAGGGGTGGTGGCAAGTGTGTGTGGTGCGAGTTCCTGGTGCCCGACCGGGAGTGA
- a CDS encoding lipase maturation factor family protein, translated as MEWFTAPEYWMSRLVLQKALAVIYLVAFLGAALQFRALTGERGMLPVPRFVARVPFRQAPSVFHLHYSDRFFAAWAWTGCAVSVALIAGLDGQLPLWGGMLLWLVPWVLYLSIVNVGQTWYSFGWESLLLETGFLAVFLGNDEVAPPVVVLFLLRWILFRVEFGAGLIKMRGDECWRKLTCLYHHHETQPMPGPLSWFFHHLPKPLHRVEVAANHFTQLVVPVLLFTPQPVATAAAALMILTQLWLILSGNFSWLNWITIVLALSALELPGTAPDVPAAPLWYKVVVFAVAALLVTLSYHPVRNMISRRQVMNRSFDPLHLVNTYGAFGSVSRVRYEVVVEGTADAGPHEDSDWREYEFKGKPGDPRHWPRQFAPYHLRLDWMMWFAALSPAYAGSWFGALVERLLENDRDTLRLLRRSPFPLDAPPRYVRARLFRYRYTTWQELRETGACWERTYVREFLPPTRLDSVAHKS; from the coding sequence GTGGAGTGGTTCACAGCCCCCGAGTACTGGATGAGCCGACTGGTCCTCCAGAAGGCTCTGGCGGTGATCTATCTCGTCGCGTTCCTGGGCGCGGCGCTGCAGTTCCGTGCGCTGACCGGCGAGCGCGGGATGCTGCCGGTGCCCCGGTTCGTGGCGCGGGTGCCGTTCCGGCAGGCGCCGAGCGTGTTCCATCTCCACTACTCCGACCGCTTCTTCGCGGCCTGGGCGTGGACCGGCTGTGCGGTGTCGGTGGCGCTGATCGCCGGGCTGGACGGTCAACTGCCGCTCTGGGGCGGCATGCTGCTCTGGCTGGTGCCGTGGGTCCTGTATCTGTCGATCGTGAACGTCGGCCAGACCTGGTACTCGTTCGGCTGGGAGTCCCTGCTCCTGGAGACCGGCTTCCTCGCGGTCTTCCTGGGCAACGACGAGGTCGCCCCGCCGGTGGTGGTGCTCTTCCTGCTGCGCTGGATCCTGTTCCGCGTCGAGTTCGGGGCGGGGCTGATCAAGATGCGCGGCGACGAGTGCTGGCGCAAGCTGACCTGTCTCTACCACCACCACGAGACCCAGCCGATGCCGGGCCCGCTGAGCTGGTTCTTCCACCATCTGCCGAAGCCGCTGCACCGGGTCGAGGTGGCCGCCAACCACTTCACCCAACTCGTCGTGCCCGTGCTGCTGTTCACCCCTCAGCCCGTCGCCACGGCCGCCGCGGCCCTGATGATCCTCACCCAGCTGTGGCTGATCCTGTCCGGCAACTTCTCCTGGCTGAACTGGATCACGATCGTGCTGGCCCTGTCGGCACTGGAGCTGCCCGGCACGGCCCCGGACGTCCCCGCCGCCCCGCTCTGGTACAAGGTCGTGGTCTTCGCGGTCGCCGCGCTGCTCGTGACGCTGAGCTACCACCCGGTCCGCAACATGATCTCCCGCCGCCAGGTCATGAACCGCTCCTTCGACCCCCTCCATCTGGTCAACACCTACGGGGCGTTCGGCAGCGTCAGCCGCGTCCGGTACGAGGTGGTGGTCGAGGGCACGGCCGACGCCGGACCCCACGAGGACTCCGACTGGCGGGAGTACGAGTTCAAGGGCAAGCCCGGCGATCCGAGGCACTGGCCGCGTCAGTTCGCCCCGTACCACTTGCGGCTCGACTGGATGATGTGGTTCGCCGCGCTCTCCCCCGCCTACGCCGGATCGTGGTTCGGCGCCCTGGTGGAGCGGCTCCTGGAGAACGACCGGGACACGCTCCGGCTGCTGCGCCGCTCCCCGTTCCCACTGGACGCACCGCCCCGGTACGTCCGCGCCCGCCTCTTCCGCTACCGGTACACGACCTGGCAGGAACTGCGGGAGACGGGCGCCTGCTGGGAGCGGACGTACGTACGAGAATTCCTACCGCCGACGCGGCTGGACTCGGTGGCTCATAAGTCGTAG
- a CDS encoding L-rhamnose mutarotase, whose translation MRVALHTKVRADRVAEYDAAHREVPEKLTDAIRAAGASSWTIWRSGTDLFHVLECEDYPRLLAELEQLPVNIAWQARMAELLDVVHDYSAEGSQAELPVVWELP comes from the coding sequence ATGAGAGTGGCCCTGCACACCAAGGTCCGCGCCGACCGCGTCGCCGAGTACGACGCCGCCCACCGCGAGGTCCCCGAGAAACTGACGGACGCGATCCGCGCCGCCGGAGCCTCCTCCTGGACGATCTGGCGCAGCGGTACCGACCTCTTCCACGTCCTGGAGTGCGAGGACTACCCGCGACTCCTCGCAGAACTGGAGCAACTGCCGGTCAACATCGCCTGGCAGGCCCGGATGGCGGAACTCCTCGACGTGGTCCACGACTACTCGGCCGAGGGCTCGCAGGCGGAACTGCCGGTCGTATGGGAGCTGCCGTGA
- a CDS encoding aldo/keto reductase yields the protein MNRLGRSEVEITALALGAAGIGNLFTEVPDEQAQETVGAAWDEGIRYFDTAPHYGIGLSERRLGAALREHPRSAYTISTKVGRRLEPGDAGGDDLANGFAVPATHRRVWDFSADGVRRSLDASLERLGLDRVDVVYLHDPDDHAEQAFREGYPALEKLRSEGVVGAIGAGMNQAEMLTRFIVDTDVDVVLCAGRYTLLDQGALTDLLPAAQERGTSVVIGGAFNSGLLADPRPGATYNYTAAQPEVLDRALALNAMADRHGTTLRAAALAFCAAHPAVAGVLVGARSPHEVRDCAEQFEAPVPAAFWQEVREADLLPADAPVPGEKASKPKEPKEPKEPS from the coding sequence GTGAACAGGCTCGGCCGCAGCGAAGTCGAGATCACCGCCCTCGCCCTCGGCGCCGCCGGTATCGGCAACCTCTTCACGGAGGTCCCGGACGAGCAGGCGCAGGAGACCGTGGGCGCCGCCTGGGACGAGGGCATCAGGTACTTCGACACCGCGCCCCACTACGGCATCGGCCTCTCCGAACGCCGCCTGGGCGCCGCCCTGCGCGAGCACCCCCGTTCGGCGTACACGATCTCGACCAAGGTGGGCCGCCGCCTGGAGCCCGGCGACGCGGGCGGCGACGACCTCGCCAACGGCTTCGCCGTGCCCGCCACACACCGCCGCGTATGGGACTTCAGCGCGGACGGCGTACGCCGCAGCCTGGACGCCAGCCTGGAACGGCTCGGCCTCGACCGGGTGGACGTCGTCTACCTCCACGACCCGGACGACCACGCCGAACAGGCCTTCCGGGAGGGCTATCCGGCGCTGGAGAAGCTCCGCTCGGAGGGCGTGGTGGGCGCGATCGGCGCGGGCATGAACCAGGCCGAGATGCTCACCCGCTTCATCGTCGACACCGATGTCGACGTGGTGCTGTGCGCCGGGCGCTACACCCTCCTCGACCAGGGCGCGCTGACCGACCTGCTGCCGGCCGCGCAGGAGCGCGGGACCTCGGTGGTGATCGGCGGCGCCTTCAACTCCGGTCTGCTGGCCGACCCGAGGCCCGGAGCGACGTACAACTACACCGCCGCACAGCCCGAGGTGCTGGACCGTGCCCTCGCGCTCAACGCCATGGCCGACCGGCACGGCACCACCCTGCGCGCCGCCGCCCTGGCCTTCTGCGCCGCCCATCCGGCCGTCGCGGGCGTCCTGGTGGGAGCCAGGTCGCCGCACGAAGTCCGCGACTGCGCCGAGCAGTTCGAGGCGCCGGTGCCCGCGGCCTTCTGGCAGGAGGTGCGGGAGGCGGACCTCCTGCCCGCCGACGCCCCCGTGCCCGGCGAGAAGGCGTCGAAGCCGAAGGAGCCGAAGGAGCCGAAGGAGCCGTCATGA